CCATTTAATTTATTTAATCTATACAAATATTAACGATAATAAATTGTATAGGTTATATGCTTATTAATTGTCACTGATATTTATATACAAAAAGCCAGCTACACTTATTTCAGTATAACTGGCCCTTTGGCACTGAGGTATTATTTTTTATTTCATAACCTAATCATACCCCACGATTGTTAATAAGTCAAATTATTTTTTATCTCTTTAAACAGTTGAAATTGTTATCTTCTAAGATTAAATAGATCTTTTCTAAAACTTCAGAATTTAATTCATTAAAGGCTAGAGCCCCTTCCTCTATGAAGATATTTTCAGCAAATTTTCTTGTTAATTCACATTTGAAAAGTTCAACAACTATTTTCTCTAAACTTTCCTTATCTGCACATTCTTTAAATAATTCCATATTAAATACTACATTTTTTTTAAGTCTCTTATTTTCAAGTTCTGTTTCCATAGCTATTCTTTCTTTACTATTTAAAAATCCACCAGAAACCATATCTTCTCACTTTCCTTCCTATATTCTTACAACTTCATCACTAAAACCATCTTCACTATAATTTCCAGGTACTGTGATAACTGTGTAAATATTAAACTGTAAAGCTTCCTTCTTGCTTTGTATATATTCCTTACAATCTTCATCTATAACACAAGCTCCATCAGAAACCATAAATATATCTGCCTTTTTATACTTACCTGATTCTTCTAATATTTCAATACTTCTTTTTAAAGGTTCTTCAAAATCTGTGCTCACTCCAAATCCCTCATTTAAAAATTTCAAGGTTTTCTTTATGTCATCTCCACATTTATGTTCCTTTTCCTTTACTTCCCCTTTTCCACCAAATATTAATATATAAAGGTTTCTATTTTCTTCCTTTAAATAATCTATAGTGGCTAGGGCCAAAGCCTTTGCCTTTCTCATACTTTTCCCAAACATACTTCCAGAAGTATCAAGAAGCATTATAACTGGTCCATTTTCTATTTTTGGAGATTTTTTTCTTTTTTCATCATCCCCTGAAATTTCATAGCTTAACAAACTTTTTTCAAAATATTTAGCGTAAAATAAATATTCCAAATCCTCATCCACTAAGTTAACAACTTCATTTGGAAGAACCCTTGTAATATTATCATTTTTTTCTATTCCATATACCTCGTCATTTAAGTCATAAACCTTAACTTTTTCAAGGGTATTTGTTGTCTCTTCCTTACTTATAAATTCTCTTCCTAGTTTTTCTATCATATTTTTTAATTCTTCATTGTGCTTCATTTCATATACAACAGCTTCTAAATTCAAAAGGTTAAGTCTTTTAGAATCATTTGAACTAAAGCTTGTTCCTAGATCTTCCCCTACCTCTTGAAGCTCATCATATTCCTCTTCTATCATATCAAAGGAAGCTAGTATTGAATCTGCCTTTATTAGCACAACTTCAGGAATGGATTCATCTCTAATTTCATTTAAGTAAGACATTATAACTTCCCTTTGTATTCTAATACTTTGAAGGGTGTTTTCATTTAATTGCATATTGGAATATTCCTTTAAATCCAAGTTTATATTTGGTTCAGGAATCATTTTGAACTTATTTTTATAGTCCCAAAGCAGCCATTTAGTCACTCCTAATTTGTCCCTTGCCTCTTTTCTTAAATTATTTAAAAATATATCTTCCTTTTCAATTAAATATTCATTTTTTATTACAAATTCCCTGTATACCTCTTCATCTTCATATTCAATAACAACATTATATTTCAAAGGCACATCCATTAAATTAATTTTTTTATCTCCACTACTATCCACATAGGCTAAAACTTTTTGTACAAATTCATGGGAATTTTTAAAATTATAGTTATATAGGTCAATATCAAAAATATGTTTTTCAGCACCTTTGGCTAGATTATCACTTCCAATAACCCCATCCCTGTTAGCTGACATGTATATTCTCATATCCTTTTCATCTAATATATCATCATATTCAAAGGAAAGAATTTGGGACTTTGTTTTATTTTTATAGTGCAAAAGTATTATATTATTTTTAGTACCTATAACTCCAGAGCCTATACACTGTCCATATTTTTCAAAATATACTATACTCCCTGGAATAGGAAGAACTTTTTCTCTAAAATCCACATCTATATATTCTCTTATTTTATCAAAGGGAGTCATACTATCACCTACAGCCATATGTTATTTTTTAATATTTCAAATTGATCTTTTTTAGTTATTGGAATTTTCAATATTTCATCACTTTGAATTCCCAATTTTTCCCATATTTCATTTGATATTTCTTTTCTATAATTTGTTTTTTCCACAGTGTCAATATCTATTTTCCCAACAATTGCATTTATTTTTTCAATTAATACTTCCTTGTCCCTAGGATCATTCCACAACATATGTATTAATATGTACATGTCACTTACATCAACTGATAATCTGTCATTTGTATAAGCTGATACCTTTAATATTTTCACCATTTTTTTCAGTCTTCTATCAGATATTTTTAAACTTTCAAGCTCATCTTCATTATTGTTTATTTCTTTTCTTATGTCTCCAATTGCAACTAATATTTCCCTTGGAATGTATACTTTTTTTATTTCTTCTTTAATTGAAGTAAGTACATTAACATCTATTTTCAAATCAATTGGAACTTGAAAATTTTCACTGTCTGATTCTAATAAAGATATAATATCAGTGTCTTCCACATAGTCCACATACATTCTTATTAAGAATCTATCATATAGAGCTGAAAGTTGAGATTCTTCTAGGGGCAATTCATTTGAAGCTCCTATTAAAAAAGCAAGGGGGGTTTTTATTTTCCTATTTCCATTATGAAATATTTTTTCATTTAATATTGTAAGAAGGGAATTTAATATTGAAGAGTTAGCCTTGAATATTGAAGAGTTAGCCTTGAATATTTCATCTAAAAAGGCTACCTTGGAACTTGGTAAATATCCTTGAATCTTCCTTATATAATTACCCTTTTTTAAATCCTCTATTGATAGGGGCCCAAATATTTCCTCAGGAGTTGAAAATTTTGTTAATAAATATTCAAAATAGTCCTCTTCCTTTAAAATTTTAGACATTCTTCTTCCCACTTCACTTTTGGCAGTTCCTGGTGGTCCAATAAGGATTATGTTCTCCCCTGCTAACATAGTTAGTAGAGATATTTTAAGCACCTCTTCCTTTCCAACTAAACCTTTATTTAATACCTGTAATAAGTTTTTTAATTTTTCTTTCATTTCATCCTCCATTCTTTTATACTGCCTATTATCTCACATATATTATTTTTTGTAAACATTACAAATAAGTATTGACTTATAAGTCAATTTTAAGTATACTAATTTAGGTATAATGAGATATAATAAATAGAAGCTAAGGAGAGATAAATGGATTACAATTTCACAGAAGGAAGCATTTCAAAAAAATTAATTAGGTTCACACTGCCAATACTTGCAACTTTAATTTTACAAATTTTATATGGAGCTGTGGATTTACTTATAGTTGGTAACTTTGCCTCACCTGGAGATGTGTCTGCTGTAAGTACTGGAGCACAGTTTATGTCAGCTTTTATTAATCTAATAGCTGGTTTAGCCACAGGTACAACTATTTTAATTGCTCACAAAATAGGTGCTAAGGAAAATAAAGACATAGGAAAAATAATAGGAGCTGGAATTTATATATTTATGATAATAGGTGTACTTTTAACACTTATTATTGGTTTAAATGGAGATTTTTTTGCGTCATTAATTAACGCACCACCTGAAGCCTTTCATAAAACCTCAAGCTATATTTCAACTTTAGGTTATGGATCTTGTTTCCTTGTGGCATATAATATTTTAGGTTCAATATTTAGAGGGCTTGGAGATTCTAAAACACCACTGTATACTGTTATTCTTGCAACTATTATAAATATTGTTCTAGATTTAATCTTTGTTAGAAACTCTCATATGGGAGCATTTGGAGCTGCCCTTGCCACTGTAATTGCTCAATTTGCATCTGTAGTTTTTTCTTTAATTATTATTGTAAGAATGAAAAGAAACTTTAAATTTTCAATGGGTTATATATGCTACAACAAAAAATATACAAAGTCCACAATTACAATAGGACTTCCTGTTGCAGTTAATGCATTTTTAGTTTCCCTATCCTTTACTTTTATACTAGGAATAGTTAATAGATTTGGTGTAATTGTATCAGCTGGTGTTGGTGTAACTGAAAGACTTATAGGATTTTTAATGCTGGTACCCCTTGCCTTTGGTCAAACAATGGCTACCTTTGTAGCTCAAAATGTTGGAGCAAGAAAACATGAAAGAGCTAAAAAGGGGCTGATAACTGCCATATATATTTCCATGGTTGCAGCTTTTTCCATGATAATTGTTTCCCTATTATTTGGAAAGGAAATGCTAGGTGTATTCTCTAAAAATGAAGAAATACTTGTACCTGCCTTTGAATATTTAAAATCATATTGTTTTGATATATTCTTCACTGTATTCCTATTTACTTCAATTGGATACTTTAATGGTTATGGGAAAACTAAATTTACAATGATATCAGGTTTAATGGGAGCTCTGCTTGTTAGAATTCCCCTTTCATATTTATTTTCAACAGTTTCCCCAGTTTCAATATTTTTAATTGGTCTTGGAACACCTATAGGAACTTTATTTCAACTTATACTTAGTTTCTTCTACTACAAACATCTTCAAAAAAGCATCGGGAAAAAGCAAACCTTTACACTATAAATAAGCTAAACTTAAGAAAATGTAATAATTTAACTACTAAACAATATTATTATCTTTTGAATTTAGCAAAAATATATAGAATAATTATGAGATAAAGCATCATATCCTTTCTTTTAGTGTTACAACTTAATTGTAAGGGATTTTGCATTTGTCTCATTTTTTTTTGCAAAAGGTTTATTTTATTGTATAGAGAAAAGCAGAAAAATATATCCATTCATTATTTTAAAAAATATTTTTTCTAGAATCATTATATATTTTATTTCTTTAAAAGTCAGAAATCCTTTGATTTATATACAATAATGTTGTATAATAAAACTCGCTCCAAAATAGTAAAGATTACAAATTGTACAACATAAAACAAGGGGGGAATGGTTATCAATACAAAAATCAGTAAAAGGTTAGTAAAAAAAATTCTTAGTTTAGGTTTATTTTTATTGGTTGGCTTAAATATTTTTGCTACTAATGGTGTTGCTACTTTAAATAGAAGTACTAAAACAACTAATTATGTGAATGGGAATTATGTGGAATATACTTTAGAACTGAAAAATACCACGAGCACAAAGCAAGAAAATTTAACTTTAAAGGACACTTTTTTTAATTCAAGTGGAATAGAAGATATTTCAA
This genomic window from Fusobacterium sp. IOR10 contains:
- a CDS encoding VWA domain-containing protein; the protein is MTPFDKIREYIDVDFREKVLPIPGSIVYFEKYGQCIGSGVIGTKNNIILLHYKNKTKSQILSFEYDDILDEKDMRIYMSANRDGVIGSDNLAKGAEKHIFDIDLYNYNFKNSHEFVQKVLAYVDSSGDKKINLMDVPLKYNVVIEYEDEEVYREFVIKNEYLIEKEDIFLNNLRKEARDKLGVTKWLLWDYKNKFKMIPEPNINLDLKEYSNMQLNENTLQSIRIQREVIMSYLNEIRDESIPEVVLIKADSILASFDMIEEEYDELQEVGEDLGTSFSSNDSKRLNLLNLEAVVYEMKHNEELKNMIEKLGREFISKEETTNTLEKVKVYDLNDEVYGIEKNDNITRVLPNEVVNLVDEDLEYLFYAKYFEKSLLSYEISGDDEKRKKSPKIENGPVIMLLDTSGSMFGKSMRKAKALALATIDYLKEENRNLYILIFGGKGEVKEKEHKCGDDIKKTLKFLNEGFGVSTDFEEPLKRSIEILEESGKYKKADIFMVSDGACVIDEDCKEYIQSKKEALQFNIYTVITVPGNYSEDGFSDEVVRI
- a CDS encoding AAA family ATPase, producing MKEKLKNLLQVLNKGLVGKEEVLKISLLTMLAGENIILIGPPGTAKSEVGRRMSKILKEEDYFEYLLTKFSTPEEIFGPLSIEDLKKGNYIRKIQGYLPSSKVAFLDEIFKANSSIFKANSSILNSLLTILNEKIFHNGNRKIKTPLAFLIGASNELPLEESQLSALYDRFLIRMYVDYVEDTDIISLLESDSENFQVPIDLKIDVNVLTSIKEEIKKVYIPREILVAIGDIRKEINNNEDELESLKISDRRLKKMVKILKVSAYTNDRLSVDVSDMYILIHMLWNDPRDKEVLIEKINAIVGKIDIDTVEKTNYRKEISNEIWEKLGIQSDEILKIPITKKDQFEILKNNIWL
- a CDS encoding MATE family efflux transporter, with amino-acid sequence MDYNFTEGSISKKLIRFTLPILATLILQILYGAVDLLIVGNFASPGDVSAVSTGAQFMSAFINLIAGLATGTTILIAHKIGAKENKDIGKIIGAGIYIFMIIGVLLTLIIGLNGDFFASLINAPPEAFHKTSSYISTLGYGSCFLVAYNILGSIFRGLGDSKTPLYTVILATIINIVLDLIFVRNSHMGAFGAALATVIAQFASVVFSLIIIVRMKRNFKFSMGYICYNKKYTKSTITIGLPVAVNAFLVSLSFTFILGIVNRFGVIVSAGVGVTERLIGFLMLVPLAFGQTMATFVAQNVGARKHERAKKGLITAIYISMVAAFSMIIVSLLFGKEMLGVFSKNEEILVPAFEYLKSYCFDIFFTVFLFTSIGYFNGYGKTKFTMISGLMGALLVRIPLSYLFSTVSPVSIFLIGLGTPIGTLFQLILSFFYYKHLQKSIGKKQTFTL